The following coding sequences are from one Triticum dicoccoides isolate Atlit2015 ecotype Zavitan chromosome 4A, WEW_v2.0, whole genome shotgun sequence window:
- the LOC119285501 gene encoding FIP1[III]-like protein isoform X1 produces MCSSMADPADAATAPANDDDVDDLYADLDDQVTAALAAAGESGGSNAKDSDPATDAEADADAIEAVDLGDGLAGYSSSDEESEDDLHIALNEDGCAPPPPSAGRCEEGWAEESEEGELRASLLKSLSAKDGGQRKLHGLHYKGPLDKTTVAITGQGDLGHQHAFQKDYYFFLPRNRTVFDINIEAFQQKPWRQHGIDLTDYFNFGLDEEGWRKYCFGMKQFTQGARSLAEKSSGMDQESHHNLESSKLMPKSAIYSGFEGSNDVAKPKGRAIDVQGGLFERLPSADMWRPRERDSDVVIQVNMMLSPSNHSTSDDSSTVNDKCMTTESECRVLVNDPGVKCLKDTNHLVDKVVPKEVLNGGSSECTGSKLDTRDSASTRDHFSSPRYSDMLSEESTEDCYFKRANRYPNSKATCSDTKLKNVYAKSDFCRHSSKSDQESAKGDSHSYTPSPADDRYDKTDEPDFMSSGVFMNRQSDHRLLKYGHQERKEQKRKGSAYVRHDAFEKEEKIAYSYASRYDRKHEEKRSSSTFLGNDCRNAVHNQVYERRDYSPAERAALRNGVHRFSTISNHHHDRFSRHEFNDDQDDLQRLSLAKGWQRRHDHGYGYKSVQKAELFDDIDRHMYRESYYQETRRVRHGHDEDDELFDYNDYRFGEFCGPEVRRKYQSRRSAESSDEHWRHPYHFVSPPRANDYPKNPERNWPSPGLTSLSSRNSRNAKFMQYHHDEYYQNNKHHNSSAHIDNIQQSVSFTAAPCETGYGILPVKRKLHAGLGSMSRKDLLGIAISKGRRLKHDQFMISDRKLYAVEMHNSPKETVREAIYSFSDMRDSNTISNIHDERRHEHMNIQPKDTASIRLNDRKRKFKLQGNEIRRVESDNEGCLPADKNLHSSKHKDVHQKAQKVKLNRSYYQSVCQGLEKTTNQRRQTTKEEDEIEEGEVIEEDHQETAPNRKPNKPRNTALKSVIEASSGGQLEMINATSKDICDNGATRECDEKHILKVMEKMQKRRERFKEAVTVTQKEQDNGKDELLAVACGADDVKNQRPARKRRWGGNG; encoded by the exons TGAGGATGACCTCCACATCGCGCTCAACGAGGACGGCtgcgcgccgccgcctccttctGCCGGCCGGTGCGAGGAGGGGTGGGCGGAGGAGAGCGAGGAGGGGGAGCTTCGGGCCAGCCTCTTGAAGAGTCTATCTGCTAAGGACGGCGGACAGCGCAAG CTTCACGGCCTCCACTACAAGGGACCTCTTGACAAAACAACAGTGGCAATCACAGGACAAGGTGATCTAGGTCACCAGCATGCGTTTCAGAAGGATTATTATTTTTTCTTGCCAAGAAACAG GACGGTTTTCGACATAAACATTGAAGCATTTCAGCAGAAGCCTTGGAGACAGCATGGTATAGATCTTACTGATTACTTCAATTTTGGTCTGGATGAAGAAGGTTGGAGAAAATATTGTTTTGGCATG AAACAGTTCACACAGGGAGCCAGATCACTTGCAGAAAAATCGTCAGGAATGGATCAG GAATCACATCACAATCTTGAATCTAGTAAGCTAATGCCAAAGTCAGCAATTTATTCTGGATTTGAAGGAAGTAATGACGTTGCCAAG CCAAAGGGTAGAGCTATCGATGTTCAAGGTGGTCTGTTTGAACGTCTTCCGTCAGCAGATATGTGGCGTCCAAGAGAAAGGGATTCTGATGTTGTGATACAA GTAAACATGATGCTTTCGCCTTCAAATCACTCCACTTCTGATGACAGCTCAACAGTAAATGACAAGTGCATGACTACTGAAAG TGAATGCAGAGTATTGGTTAACGATCCCGGCGTCAAATGTTTGAAAGACACTAACCATCTGGTGGACAAGGTTGTTCCTAAGGAAGTGCTTAATGGAGGTTCCTCAGAGTGTACTGGGAGCAAATTGGATACCAGAGATTCAGCTTCTACAAGGGACCATTTTTCTAGTCCTCGTTATTCTGACATGCTTTCTGAAGAATCAACAGAAGATTGCTACTTTAAGAGAGCTAATAGATATCCAAATTCCAAGGCTACTTGTTCAGACACCAAGCTTAAGAATGTGTATGCCAAGTCTGATTTTTGCCGCCATTCGAGTAAATCAGACCAAGAAAGTGCCAAGGGTGACAGTCATAGCTATACCCCCTCTCCTGCTGATGATAGATATGACAAGACAGATGAACCTGATTTCATGTCCAGTGGCGTATTTATGAATCGTCAAAGTGATCACCGTCTCCTTAAATATGGGCATCAAGAAAGAAAAGAACAGAAGCGGAAAGGTTCAGCTTATGTAAGGCATGATGCGTTTGAGAAGGAAGAAAAAATAGCATATAGCTATGCTAGCAGGTATGATAGAAAGCATGAAGAGAAAAGATCTAGCTCCACTTTCCTTGGTAATGATTGCCGCAATGCTGTTCACAATCAGGTTTATGAAAGACGTGATTATTCACCTGCTGAAAGAGCAGCTTTGAGAAATGGCGTGCATCGCTTTAGTACCATCTCTAACCATCATCACGACCGTTTTTCTAGGCATGAATTCAATGATGACCAAGATGATCTGCAGAGGCTCTCATTAGCCAAAGGGTGGCAGCGACGCCATGATCACGGATATGGATACAAGTCAGTGCAAAAGGCTGAGCTTTTTGATGACATTGATAGGCACATGTATAGAGAAAGTTATTACCAGGAAACTAGAAGAGTCCGACATGGCCATGATGAGGATGATGAACTATTCGATTACAATGACTACCGATTTGGTGAGTTCTGTGGACCTGAGGTTAGACGAAAGTATCAAAGCAGAAGATCTGCAGAAAGCAGTGATGAACATTGGAGACATCCTTACCACTTCGTTTCGCCTCCTCGGGCAAATGACTACCCCAAGAATCCTGAGAGAAACTGGCCTTCTCCTGGTTTAACTTCCTTGAGCTCAAGAAACAGTCGAAATGCCAAATTCATGCAATATCATCATGATGAATACTATCAAAATAACAAGCACCATAATTCTTCAGCTCACATTGACAACATTCAACAATCTGTTTCATTCACTGCTGCCCCCTGTGAGACTGGTTATGGTATTCTTCCAGTCAAGAGGAAGCTCCATGCTGGTCTGGGTTCGATGAGCCGTAAAGATCTTCTCGGCATAGCAATTTCAAAAGGGAGAAGACTGAAGCATGACCAATTCATGATCAGTGATAGGAAGCTTTATGCTGTGGAGATGCACAATTCTCCAAAGGAAACTGTTAGAGAAGCCATTTATAGTTTCAGTGATATGAGAGATAGTAATACTATTTCAAACATTCACGATGAAAGAAGGCATGAGCACATGAATATTCAGCCCAAGGACACAGCTAGCATCCGCTTGAATGATAGGAAAAGAAAG TTTAAGCTCCAAGGCAATGAGATAAGGCGAGTTGAAAGTGACAATGAGGGATGTCTTCCTGCAGACAAGAATTTGCACAGTTCCAAACACAAGGATGTACATCAGAAAGCACAGAAGGTGAAACTGAATAGAAGTTACTATCAGTCAGTCTGCCAGGGCTTGGAGAAAACAACAAACCAAAGACGCCAAACTACCAAGGAAGAAGATGAGATTGAGGAGGGAGAAGTGATTGAAGAGGACCATCAGGAAACTGCTCCAAACAGAAAACCTAACAAGCCAAGAAACACAGCATTGAAATCAGTGATTGAAGCAAGCTCAGGCGGTCAGTTAGAGATGATTAATGCAACCTCAAAAGATATTTGCGACAATGGAGCTACAAGGGAATGCGACGAGAAACACATACTTAAGGTAATGGAAaagatgcagaagagaagggaGAGGTTCAAAGAAGCTGTTACTGTTACCCAAAAGGAGCAAGACAATGGCAAGGATGAACTGTTAGCAGTTGCGTGTGGTGCGGACGATGTCAAGAATCAGCGACCTGCAAGGAAACGTCGTTGGGGCGGCAATGGTTAG
- the LOC119285501 gene encoding FIP1[III]-like protein isoform X2 has protein sequence MCSSMADPADAATAPANDDDVDDLYADLDDQVTAALAAAGESGGSNAKDSDPATDAEADADAIEAVDLGDGLAGYSSSDEESEDDLHIALNEDGCAPPPPSAGRCEEGWAEESEEGELRASLLKSLSAKDGGQRKLHGLHYKGPLDKTTVAITGQGDLGHQHAFQKDYYFFLPRNRTVFDINIEAFQQKPWRQHGIDLTDYFNFGLDEEGWRKYCFGMFTQGARSLAEKSSGMDQESHHNLESSKLMPKSAIYSGFEGSNDVAKPKGRAIDVQGGLFERLPSADMWRPRERDSDVVIQVNMMLSPSNHSTSDDSSTVNDKCMTTESECRVLVNDPGVKCLKDTNHLVDKVVPKEVLNGGSSECTGSKLDTRDSASTRDHFSSPRYSDMLSEESTEDCYFKRANRYPNSKATCSDTKLKNVYAKSDFCRHSSKSDQESAKGDSHSYTPSPADDRYDKTDEPDFMSSGVFMNRQSDHRLLKYGHQERKEQKRKGSAYVRHDAFEKEEKIAYSYASRYDRKHEEKRSSSTFLGNDCRNAVHNQVYERRDYSPAERAALRNGVHRFSTISNHHHDRFSRHEFNDDQDDLQRLSLAKGWQRRHDHGYGYKSVQKAELFDDIDRHMYRESYYQETRRVRHGHDEDDELFDYNDYRFGEFCGPEVRRKYQSRRSAESSDEHWRHPYHFVSPPRANDYPKNPERNWPSPGLTSLSSRNSRNAKFMQYHHDEYYQNNKHHNSSAHIDNIQQSVSFTAAPCETGYGILPVKRKLHAGLGSMSRKDLLGIAISKGRRLKHDQFMISDRKLYAVEMHNSPKETVREAIYSFSDMRDSNTISNIHDERRHEHMNIQPKDTASIRLNDRKRKFKLQGNEIRRVESDNEGCLPADKNLHSSKHKDVHQKAQKVKLNRSYYQSVCQGLEKTTNQRRQTTKEEDEIEEGEVIEEDHQETAPNRKPNKPRNTALKSVIEASSGGQLEMINATSKDICDNGATRECDEKHILKVMEKMQKRRERFKEAVTVTQKEQDNGKDELLAVACGADDVKNQRPARKRRWGGNG, from the exons TGAGGATGACCTCCACATCGCGCTCAACGAGGACGGCtgcgcgccgccgcctccttctGCCGGCCGGTGCGAGGAGGGGTGGGCGGAGGAGAGCGAGGAGGGGGAGCTTCGGGCCAGCCTCTTGAAGAGTCTATCTGCTAAGGACGGCGGACAGCGCAAG CTTCACGGCCTCCACTACAAGGGACCTCTTGACAAAACAACAGTGGCAATCACAGGACAAGGTGATCTAGGTCACCAGCATGCGTTTCAGAAGGATTATTATTTTTTCTTGCCAAGAAACAG GACGGTTTTCGACATAAACATTGAAGCATTTCAGCAGAAGCCTTGGAGACAGCATGGTATAGATCTTACTGATTACTTCAATTTTGGTCTGGATGAAGAAGGTTGGAGAAAATATTGTTTTGGCATG TTCACACAGGGAGCCAGATCACTTGCAGAAAAATCGTCAGGAATGGATCAG GAATCACATCACAATCTTGAATCTAGTAAGCTAATGCCAAAGTCAGCAATTTATTCTGGATTTGAAGGAAGTAATGACGTTGCCAAG CCAAAGGGTAGAGCTATCGATGTTCAAGGTGGTCTGTTTGAACGTCTTCCGTCAGCAGATATGTGGCGTCCAAGAGAAAGGGATTCTGATGTTGTGATACAA GTAAACATGATGCTTTCGCCTTCAAATCACTCCACTTCTGATGACAGCTCAACAGTAAATGACAAGTGCATGACTACTGAAAG TGAATGCAGAGTATTGGTTAACGATCCCGGCGTCAAATGTTTGAAAGACACTAACCATCTGGTGGACAAGGTTGTTCCTAAGGAAGTGCTTAATGGAGGTTCCTCAGAGTGTACTGGGAGCAAATTGGATACCAGAGATTCAGCTTCTACAAGGGACCATTTTTCTAGTCCTCGTTATTCTGACATGCTTTCTGAAGAATCAACAGAAGATTGCTACTTTAAGAGAGCTAATAGATATCCAAATTCCAAGGCTACTTGTTCAGACACCAAGCTTAAGAATGTGTATGCCAAGTCTGATTTTTGCCGCCATTCGAGTAAATCAGACCAAGAAAGTGCCAAGGGTGACAGTCATAGCTATACCCCCTCTCCTGCTGATGATAGATATGACAAGACAGATGAACCTGATTTCATGTCCAGTGGCGTATTTATGAATCGTCAAAGTGATCACCGTCTCCTTAAATATGGGCATCAAGAAAGAAAAGAACAGAAGCGGAAAGGTTCAGCTTATGTAAGGCATGATGCGTTTGAGAAGGAAGAAAAAATAGCATATAGCTATGCTAGCAGGTATGATAGAAAGCATGAAGAGAAAAGATCTAGCTCCACTTTCCTTGGTAATGATTGCCGCAATGCTGTTCACAATCAGGTTTATGAAAGACGTGATTATTCACCTGCTGAAAGAGCAGCTTTGAGAAATGGCGTGCATCGCTTTAGTACCATCTCTAACCATCATCACGACCGTTTTTCTAGGCATGAATTCAATGATGACCAAGATGATCTGCAGAGGCTCTCATTAGCCAAAGGGTGGCAGCGACGCCATGATCACGGATATGGATACAAGTCAGTGCAAAAGGCTGAGCTTTTTGATGACATTGATAGGCACATGTATAGAGAAAGTTATTACCAGGAAACTAGAAGAGTCCGACATGGCCATGATGAGGATGATGAACTATTCGATTACAATGACTACCGATTTGGTGAGTTCTGTGGACCTGAGGTTAGACGAAAGTATCAAAGCAGAAGATCTGCAGAAAGCAGTGATGAACATTGGAGACATCCTTACCACTTCGTTTCGCCTCCTCGGGCAAATGACTACCCCAAGAATCCTGAGAGAAACTGGCCTTCTCCTGGTTTAACTTCCTTGAGCTCAAGAAACAGTCGAAATGCCAAATTCATGCAATATCATCATGATGAATACTATCAAAATAACAAGCACCATAATTCTTCAGCTCACATTGACAACATTCAACAATCTGTTTCATTCACTGCTGCCCCCTGTGAGACTGGTTATGGTATTCTTCCAGTCAAGAGGAAGCTCCATGCTGGTCTGGGTTCGATGAGCCGTAAAGATCTTCTCGGCATAGCAATTTCAAAAGGGAGAAGACTGAAGCATGACCAATTCATGATCAGTGATAGGAAGCTTTATGCTGTGGAGATGCACAATTCTCCAAAGGAAACTGTTAGAGAAGCCATTTATAGTTTCAGTGATATGAGAGATAGTAATACTATTTCAAACATTCACGATGAAAGAAGGCATGAGCACATGAATATTCAGCCCAAGGACACAGCTAGCATCCGCTTGAATGATAGGAAAAGAAAG TTTAAGCTCCAAGGCAATGAGATAAGGCGAGTTGAAAGTGACAATGAGGGATGTCTTCCTGCAGACAAGAATTTGCACAGTTCCAAACACAAGGATGTACATCAGAAAGCACAGAAGGTGAAACTGAATAGAAGTTACTATCAGTCAGTCTGCCAGGGCTTGGAGAAAACAACAAACCAAAGACGCCAAACTACCAAGGAAGAAGATGAGATTGAGGAGGGAGAAGTGATTGAAGAGGACCATCAGGAAACTGCTCCAAACAGAAAACCTAACAAGCCAAGAAACACAGCATTGAAATCAGTGATTGAAGCAAGCTCAGGCGGTCAGTTAGAGATGATTAATGCAACCTCAAAAGATATTTGCGACAATGGAGCTACAAGGGAATGCGACGAGAAACACATACTTAAGGTAATGGAAaagatgcagaagagaagggaGAGGTTCAAAGAAGCTGTTACTGTTACCCAAAAGGAGCAAGACAATGGCAAGGATGAACTGTTAGCAGTTGCGTGTGGTGCGGACGATGTCAAGAATCAGCGACCTGCAAGGAAACGTCGTTGGGGCGGCAATGGTTAG
- the LOC119285503 gene encoding protein high chlorophyll fluorescent 107-like, translated as MAMRLFSSSPPPPPLPGPATTKASSAAALFFLRLRRGRPAAAAGGGPERDGEGPFDRRMEEIAKKVPLFEPAMGEPAATAERPLPINLELWLHRAKVHTRKYEFAEAEKLLNKCMLYWPEDGRPYVALGKLYSKQSRFDKARAAYERGCQATQGENPYIWQCWAVLESKGGSIRRARELFDAATVADAKHIAAWHGWAILEIKQGNIKKARNLLAKGLKYCGGNEYIYQTLALLEARAERFEQARTLFQLATQCNPKSCASWLSWAQVEMRAENNVIARKLFEKAVQASPKNRFSWHVWALFEANQGNTDKARKLLKIGHAVNPRDPVILQSLALLEYNCASPNVARVLFRKASQIDPRHQPVWIAWGWMEWKEGNERTARSLYQRALSVNSTNECAARCLQAWGVLEQRVGNYTAARRLLRSSLNINSQSEVTWLTWAALEEEQGDPVRAEEIRDLYFQQRIEVMDDASWVMGFLDIIDPALDSVKKLLNMDRPSGQVMQQGRNRGITAEGSSTSDLDSGTAEGSSTPNLDSIVDRRAAYTREAESDFDVDGFIRRRLALDPAELDAGLEGSDPKGVISQRRTRRLTRKPLPLLPVP; from the exons ATGGCGATGCGGCTCTTCTCGtcctcgccgcctcccccgcccctcCCGGGCCCTGCCACCACCAAGGCCTCATCCGCCGCCGCGCTCTTCTTCCTCCGCCTACGCCGCGGGAGGCCCGCTGCCGCGGCAGGGGGAGGGCCCGAGCGGGACGGGGAGGGCCCCTTCGACAGGAGAATGGAGGAGATTGCGAAGAAGGTCCCGCTCTTCGAGCCCGCCATGGGCGAGCCCGCCGCCACGGCTGAGCGCCCGCTGCCCATCAACCTCGAGCTCTGGCTCCACCGCGCCAAGGTGCACACCAGGAAGTACGAGTTCGCGGAAGCCGAGAAGCTCCTCAACAAG TGCATGTTGTATTGGCCTGAAGACGGGCGCCCATACGTCGCGCTTGGGAAGCTATATAGCAAACAGTCGAGGTTTGACAAAGCTAGAGCGGCTTATGAAAGGGGCTGCCAAGCCACACAGGGAGAAAATCCATACATTTGGCAG TGCTGGGCAGTGCTAGAAAGCAAGGGTGGGAGTATTCGAAGAGCACGAGAGCTATTTGATGCTGCTACTGTGGCTGATGCAAAGCACATTGCAGCTTGGCATGGGTGGGCAATTTTAGAAATCAAACAAGGAAACATAAAAAAGGCTCGGAACCTACTTGCAAAAGGTCTGAAATATTGTGGAGGAAATGAGTACATTTACCAGACTCTTGCTTTGCTTGAAGCTAGAGCAGAGCGCTTTGAACAAGCACGGACTTTATTCCAGCTAGCTACTCAATGCAATCCAAAAAGTTGTGCAAGTTGGCTA TCTTGGGCTCAGGTAGAAATGCGTGCAGAAAACAATGTCATTGCGAGGAAGCTCTTTGAG AAAGCTGTCCAGGCTAGTCCCAAGAACAGATTTTCGTGGCatgtttgggcactctttgaggccaATCAAGGTAACACTGACAAAGCAAGGAAGTTACTTAAGATTGGCCATGCTGTGAACCCTAGGGACCCTGTAATTCTACAGTCACTTGCACTGCTGGAATACAATTGTGCATCTCCAAATGTTGCCCGTGTATTATTTAGAAAGGCATCTCAGATTGATCCAAGGCACCAACCAGTTTGGATA GCTTGGGGTTGGATGGAGTGGAAAGAAGGAAATGAGAGAACTGCAAGGTCACTCTATCAAAGAGCCTTGTCAGTTAATTCAACAAATGAATGTGCTGCTCGTTGTCTTCAG GCTTGGGGAGTCCTAGAACAGCGTGTGGGTAACTACACTGCTGCCAGAAGATTGTTGAGGTCTTCGCTGAACATCAATTCTCAGAGTGAGGTGACATGGCTGACATGGGCGGCACTAGAGGAGGAACAGGGGGATCCAGTTCGAGCTGAAGAAATACGGGACCTTTATTTTCAGCAG CGTATCGAGGTCATGGATGATGCCTCCTGGGTCATGGGCTTCCTCGACATCATCGATCCTGCTCTAGACAGCGTGAAGAAGCTCCTAAACATGGACCGACCGTCCGGTCAAGTGATGCAGCAAGGTAGGAACAGGGGGATCACAGCTGAAGGTTCAAGTACTTCTGACCTCGACAGCGGCACGGCTGAAGGTTCAAGCACTCCCAACCTCGACAGCATCGTGGACCGCCGTGCTGCATACACTCGGGAGGCAGAGAGTGATTTTGACGTGGACGGCTTCATCAGGAGGAGGCTGGCCCTGGACCCGGCGGAGCTAGACGCTGGGCTAGAGGGCTCTGATCCCAAGGGAGTTATTTCTCAAAGGAGGACGCGGCGGCTGACCAGGAagcctctccctcttcttcccGTCCCGTAG